A genomic region of Mugil cephalus isolate CIBA_MC_2020 chromosome 5, CIBA_Mcephalus_1.1, whole genome shotgun sequence contains the following coding sequences:
- the ppp2r2ba gene encoding serine/threonine-protein phosphatase 2A 55 kDa regulatory subunit B beta isoform isoform X3, translating to MYAFEEERKSNLKADIISTVEFNSSGELLATGDKGGRVVVFQREQESKSQPQRRGEYNVYSTFQSHEPEFDYLKSLEIEEKINKIKWLPQQNAAYFLLSTNDKTVKLWKISERDKRPEGYNLKDDDGRIRDPSTITSLRVPVLQPMDLMVEATARRVFSNAHTYHINSISVNSDLQTFISTDDLRVNLWNLEITDRSFNIVDIKPANMEELTEVITSAEFHPQHCHTFAYSSSKGSIRLCDMRQAALCDKHCKYFEEPEDPSTRSFFSEIISSISDVKFSHNGRYLMTRDYLTVKVWDLQMENKPLETYQVHDYLRGKLCSLYENDCIFDKFECVWNGSDSVIMTGSYNNFFRMFDRNTKRDVTLEASRENSKPRAILKPRKVCVGGKRRKDEISVDSLDFSKKILHTTWHPHENIIAVAATNNLYIFQDKVN from the exons ATGTATGCctttgaggaggagaggaaaagcaACCTTAAGG CTGACATTATCTCTACGGTGGAGTTTAACTCATCGGGGGAGCTGTTGGCCACCGGGGATAAAGGAGGCAGAGTGGTTGTCTTCCAGAGGGAGCAGGAG AGTAAGAGCCAGCCCCAACGTCGTGGGGAGTACAACGTTTACAGCACATTCCAGAGTCACGAGCCCGAGTTTGACTACCTGAAGAGTTTGGAGATTGAGGAGAAGATCAACAAGATCAAATGGCTTCCTCAGCAGAATGCAGCGTACTTCCTGCTTTCCACCAACG ACAAGACAGTGAAGCTGTGGAAGATCAGTGAGAGGGACAAGCGGCCGGAGGGCTACAACCTGAAGGACGACGATGGACGGATCCGAGACCCGTCGACCATCACCTCGCTACGG GTGCCGGTGCTGCAGCCTATGGATTTGATGGTGGAGGCTACAGCCAGACGTGTGTTCAGCAATGCCCACACCTACCACATCAACTCCATCTCTGTCAACTCCGACCTTCAGACCTTCATCTCCACCGATGACCTCCGGGTGAACCTGTGGAACCTGGAGATCACTGACCGCAGCTTCA ACATCGTGGACATCAAGCCAGCGAACATGGAGGAGCTGACAGAAGTGATCACCTCCGCCGAGTTTCACCCCCAGCACTGTCACACCTTTGCCTACAGTAGCAGCAAGGGCTCGATACGCCTCTGTGACATGAGACAGGCTGCGCTCTGCGACAAGCACTGCAAAT ACTTTGAGGAGCCAGAGGATCCATCCACGCGCTCCTTTTTCTCCGAGATCATCTCATCGATCTCCGACGTGAAGTTCAGCCACAATGGACGCTACCTGATGACAAGGGACTACCTCACTGTCAAGGTGTGGGACCTTCAAATGGAGAACAAGCCACTGGAGACTTACCAG gtccACGACTACTTACGGGGCAAACTCTGTTCTCTTTATGAGAACGACTGCATATTTGACAAGTTTGAGTGCGTCTGGAACGGGTCAGACAG CGTCATAATGACCGGCTCCTACAACAACTTCTTCCGAATGTTCGACCGCAACACCAAACGTGACGTCACACTGGAAGCGTCCAGAGAGAACAGCAAACCCAGAGCTATTCTTAAGCCTCGCAAG gtgTGCGTAGGTGGGAAACGCCGTAAGGATGAGATCAGCGTAGACAGCCTTGACTTCAGCAAGAAGATCCTCCACACCACGTGGCACCCACACGAGAACATCATCGCTGTAGCGGCCACCAACAACCTCTACATCTTCCAAGACAAGGTCAACTAA
- the ppp2r2ba gene encoding serine/threonine-protein phosphatase 2A 55 kDa regulatory subunit B beta isoform isoform X1: MKCFSRYLPYLFRPPSTILSSTCHTEADIISTVEFNSSGELLATGDKGGRVVVFQREQESKSQPQRRGEYNVYSTFQSHEPEFDYLKSLEIEEKINKIKWLPQQNAAYFLLSTNDKTVKLWKISERDKRPEGYNLKDDDGRIRDPSTITSLRVPVLQPMDLMVEATARRVFSNAHTYHINSISVNSDLQTFISTDDLRVNLWNLEITDRSFNIVDIKPANMEELTEVITSAEFHPQHCHTFAYSSSKGSIRLCDMRQAALCDKHCKYFEEPEDPSTRSFFSEIISSISDVKFSHNGRYLMTRDYLTVKVWDLQMENKPLETYQVHDYLRGKLCSLYENDCIFDKFECVWNGSDSVIMTGSYNNFFRMFDRNTKRDVTLEASRENSKPRAILKPRKVCVGGKRRKDEISVDSLDFSKKILHTTWHPHENIIAVAATNNLYIFQDKVN; the protein is encoded by the exons CTGACATTATCTCTACGGTGGAGTTTAACTCATCGGGGGAGCTGTTGGCCACCGGGGATAAAGGAGGCAGAGTGGTTGTCTTCCAGAGGGAGCAGGAG AGTAAGAGCCAGCCCCAACGTCGTGGGGAGTACAACGTTTACAGCACATTCCAGAGTCACGAGCCCGAGTTTGACTACCTGAAGAGTTTGGAGATTGAGGAGAAGATCAACAAGATCAAATGGCTTCCTCAGCAGAATGCAGCGTACTTCCTGCTTTCCACCAACG ACAAGACAGTGAAGCTGTGGAAGATCAGTGAGAGGGACAAGCGGCCGGAGGGCTACAACCTGAAGGACGACGATGGACGGATCCGAGACCCGTCGACCATCACCTCGCTACGG GTGCCGGTGCTGCAGCCTATGGATTTGATGGTGGAGGCTACAGCCAGACGTGTGTTCAGCAATGCCCACACCTACCACATCAACTCCATCTCTGTCAACTCCGACCTTCAGACCTTCATCTCCACCGATGACCTCCGGGTGAACCTGTGGAACCTGGAGATCACTGACCGCAGCTTCA ACATCGTGGACATCAAGCCAGCGAACATGGAGGAGCTGACAGAAGTGATCACCTCCGCCGAGTTTCACCCCCAGCACTGTCACACCTTTGCCTACAGTAGCAGCAAGGGCTCGATACGCCTCTGTGACATGAGACAGGCTGCGCTCTGCGACAAGCACTGCAAAT ACTTTGAGGAGCCAGAGGATCCATCCACGCGCTCCTTTTTCTCCGAGATCATCTCATCGATCTCCGACGTGAAGTTCAGCCACAATGGACGCTACCTGATGACAAGGGACTACCTCACTGTCAAGGTGTGGGACCTTCAAATGGAGAACAAGCCACTGGAGACTTACCAG gtccACGACTACTTACGGGGCAAACTCTGTTCTCTTTATGAGAACGACTGCATATTTGACAAGTTTGAGTGCGTCTGGAACGGGTCAGACAG CGTCATAATGACCGGCTCCTACAACAACTTCTTCCGAATGTTCGACCGCAACACCAAACGTGACGTCACACTGGAAGCGTCCAGAGAGAACAGCAAACCCAGAGCTATTCTTAAGCCTCGCAAG gtgTGCGTAGGTGGGAAACGCCGTAAGGATGAGATCAGCGTAGACAGCCTTGACTTCAGCAAGAAGATCCTCCACACCACGTGGCACCCACACGAGAACATCATCGCTGTAGCGGCCACCAACAACCTCTACATCTTCCAAGACAAGGTCAACTAA
- the ppp2r2ba gene encoding serine/threonine-protein phosphatase 2A 55 kDa regulatory subunit B beta isoform isoform X2 has product MEEESDTRKINNSFLRDHNYATEADIISTVEFNSSGELLATGDKGGRVVVFQREQESKSQPQRRGEYNVYSTFQSHEPEFDYLKSLEIEEKINKIKWLPQQNAAYFLLSTNDKTVKLWKISERDKRPEGYNLKDDDGRIRDPSTITSLRVPVLQPMDLMVEATARRVFSNAHTYHINSISVNSDLQTFISTDDLRVNLWNLEITDRSFNIVDIKPANMEELTEVITSAEFHPQHCHTFAYSSSKGSIRLCDMRQAALCDKHCKYFEEPEDPSTRSFFSEIISSISDVKFSHNGRYLMTRDYLTVKVWDLQMENKPLETYQVHDYLRGKLCSLYENDCIFDKFECVWNGSDSVIMTGSYNNFFRMFDRNTKRDVTLEASRENSKPRAILKPRKVCVGGKRRKDEISVDSLDFSKKILHTTWHPHENIIAVAATNNLYIFQDKVN; this is encoded by the exons CTGACATTATCTCTACGGTGGAGTTTAACTCATCGGGGGAGCTGTTGGCCACCGGGGATAAAGGAGGCAGAGTGGTTGTCTTCCAGAGGGAGCAGGAG AGTAAGAGCCAGCCCCAACGTCGTGGGGAGTACAACGTTTACAGCACATTCCAGAGTCACGAGCCCGAGTTTGACTACCTGAAGAGTTTGGAGATTGAGGAGAAGATCAACAAGATCAAATGGCTTCCTCAGCAGAATGCAGCGTACTTCCTGCTTTCCACCAACG ACAAGACAGTGAAGCTGTGGAAGATCAGTGAGAGGGACAAGCGGCCGGAGGGCTACAACCTGAAGGACGACGATGGACGGATCCGAGACCCGTCGACCATCACCTCGCTACGG GTGCCGGTGCTGCAGCCTATGGATTTGATGGTGGAGGCTACAGCCAGACGTGTGTTCAGCAATGCCCACACCTACCACATCAACTCCATCTCTGTCAACTCCGACCTTCAGACCTTCATCTCCACCGATGACCTCCGGGTGAACCTGTGGAACCTGGAGATCACTGACCGCAGCTTCA ACATCGTGGACATCAAGCCAGCGAACATGGAGGAGCTGACAGAAGTGATCACCTCCGCCGAGTTTCACCCCCAGCACTGTCACACCTTTGCCTACAGTAGCAGCAAGGGCTCGATACGCCTCTGTGACATGAGACAGGCTGCGCTCTGCGACAAGCACTGCAAAT ACTTTGAGGAGCCAGAGGATCCATCCACGCGCTCCTTTTTCTCCGAGATCATCTCATCGATCTCCGACGTGAAGTTCAGCCACAATGGACGCTACCTGATGACAAGGGACTACCTCACTGTCAAGGTGTGGGACCTTCAAATGGAGAACAAGCCACTGGAGACTTACCAG gtccACGACTACTTACGGGGCAAACTCTGTTCTCTTTATGAGAACGACTGCATATTTGACAAGTTTGAGTGCGTCTGGAACGGGTCAGACAG CGTCATAATGACCGGCTCCTACAACAACTTCTTCCGAATGTTCGACCGCAACACCAAACGTGACGTCACACTGGAAGCGTCCAGAGAGAACAGCAAACCCAGAGCTATTCTTAAGCCTCGCAAG gtgTGCGTAGGTGGGAAACGCCGTAAGGATGAGATCAGCGTAGACAGCCTTGACTTCAGCAAGAAGATCCTCCACACCACGTGGCACCCACACGAGAACATCATCGCTGTAGCGGCCACCAACAACCTCTACATCTTCCAAGACAAGGTCAACTAA
- the gpr151 gene encoding G-protein coupled receptor 151 — protein MDKLSGNNGTVLNSSIDKWPFNEYGSFQHFDPGELRVLVPAILGVICVLGVACNLTAMVILFSNAHKGKLSLINSLIFNLMFADGLVLMFTVPFKAASYSKASWNLGWMVCKTADWFLQSCMAAKSLTVAIMAKACYRYVSNPTKQVSIHLGSILVVLFFIWLSACSVTIPHWLFATLHREIRGLVCVLMVPAEARNFMSVYIKAYPLAVYCAPLSFALMYFWKAYGQCQRRSSKTQNLRAQIRSRKLTLMLFSLTVAMAILWLPQWVVWVWERHRAETDTEGARSFSSSPPLLLTLSAQLLTFSLSLVNPLIVLSLSEEFREGYRGLWRRLTLRKQSPPKAKPGPHNPTTLKSPCPRPETSGQLGRECSLQSSSIKEPSREAQPQSEQGGGRGGGKEADRVSLKDGIVLPDVEQFWHERETGLHTEENDPVPWEHQNKEEKK, from the coding sequence ATGGATAAGTTGAGTGGGAACAATGGGACTGTGTTGAATAGCTCCATAGACAAGTGGCCGTTCAATGAGTACGGATCTTTCCAGCATTTTGACCCCGGAGAGCTCAGGGTCCTGGTGCCGGCTATTCTCGGAGTCATCTGCGTCTTGGGTGTGGCTTGTAATCTCACCGCGATGGTCATCCTGTTCTCAAACGCACATAAGGGCAAACTGTCTCTCATCAACTCCCTCATCTTCAACCTGATGTTTGCCGACGGGCTGGTGCTGATGTTCACGGTGCCTTTCAAGGCTGCCTCCTACTCCAAGGCTAGCTGGAACCTGGGCTGGATGGTATGCAAGACGGCCGACTGGTTCCTCCAGTCTTGCATGGCAGCGAAGAGCTTGACAGTGGCGATCATGGCCAAAGCCTGCTACCGCTATGTGTCAAACCCCACCAAGCAGGTGAGCATCCACTTGGGCTCCATCCTGGTGGTGCTCTTCTTCATCTGGCTCTCCGCCTGCTCCGTCACCATCCCTCATTGGCTTTTTGCTACGCTGCACAGAGAGATCCGGGGACTGGTGTGTGTTCTGATGGTTCCCGCTGAAGCCCGTAATTTCATGTCGGTGTACATCAAAGCATACCCTCTGGCGGTCTACTGCGCACCTCTCAGCTTTGCCCTGATGTATTTCTGGAAGGCTTATGGCCAGTGCCAGCGTCGCTCCAGCAAGACTCAGAACCTACGGGCTCAGATCCGATCCAGGAAGCTGACTTTAATGCTTTTTAGCCTCACTGTGGCCATGGCTATCCTCTGGCTGCCGCAGTGGGTGGTATGGGTTTGGGAGCGTCATAGGGCAGAGACGGACACAGAAGGAGCTCGGTCCTTtagctcctctcctccacttcttctGACCCTCTCTGCTCAGCTCCTCACATTCTCTCTTTCACTGGTGAACCCCCTCAtcgtcctctccctctctgaggAGTTCAGGGAGGGTTACAGGGGCCTGTGGAGGCGCCTCACCCTACGCAAACAATCTCCACCTAAAGCAAAGCCTGGACCTCACAACCCAACCACTCTCAAGTCCCCTTGTCCCAGACCGGAGACATCAGGCCAGCTGGGGAGGGAGTGTAGCCTTCAATCGAGCTCCATCAAGGAACCCAGCAGAGAAGCTCAGCCTCAGTCGGAGcaaggtggaggaagaggaggagggaaggaggcagaCAGGGTGAGCCTCAAAGATGGGATTGTCTTGCCTGACGTGGAGCAGTTCTGGCACGAGAGGGAGACCGGACTGCACACGGAAGAAAACGATCCCGTGCCGTGGGAGCAccagaacaaagaggaaaaaaaataa
- the adam19b gene encoding disintegrin and metalloproteinase domain-containing protein 19 — protein sequence MRPGARNPPLDAVQTSLCLVALLHFVQAAALYEGGVYSAKSILEHVQSYEITYPVWQHPLRHKRSANKEHPAEAEVLISAEGQELRLHLEKNEQLLAPGYQEIWYTPDGARKTSSPGNAGHCFYHGEVLGVEGSSVAVSTCSGLRGLISLNTSVSYLIEPLPVTTDAQRHAVFRAESLRLPGGSCLHHHGNEDQEGGLNEFIHGMMSPQSVRVKREMSPNMKYVELLLVADKAEYERHDSSLEKTTKKLKEAANLVDKYYKALKIRVTLIGLEVWTDGDKISVSDNPHSTLAAFLSWRRKQLRTLPNDNAQFITGMPFQGTTIGLAPLKAMCSDYQSGGVNTDHSEIAVGVAATMAHEMGHNFGMSHDIAGCCQAKAEDGGCIMAAATGHPFPRVFNDCNLKELKRYLNSGGGKCLFNLPNTKVMYGGPQCGNGFLEEGEQCDCGEEEECTSPCCNASNCTLKAGAECAHGVCCHNCKLKSPGDLCRSPSGPCDLPEYCDGKTESCPANFYLVDGTSCSNGQAYCYTGMCLTLEGQCQSLWGRGGDAAPDLCFKKVNVAGDMYGNCGRDLLGKYRSCGDRDAKCGKIQCTASASKPIENNAVCIETNVILGNKRIRCLGTHVYKLGDEDLQGDTLDPGLVMTGTKCGDDSICFNGECRNASFLRADECNAKCHGHGLCNNNQNCHCDPGWAPPLCDQRGSGGSLDSGPVISHINLLPVLLVLPLALFLGLAAVGLWCRYKHKLRPLKTSTSPTVPNFPASAEVKSPPANVSGHSNPTFMLKNKDLEKPSPRPSPSCPARPRHAGVRPAVKPPPIPAYAAGQREQRQQPQIQPVASPQKQNPPQDYTASPFKSAQLTALRPKPTCPPHSWPPPLPSLDSKDRSQPSAIPKHRPDPPNRPPPPCPVKKTSVEQNHVKGLQKGQAALAPSAGQKKPNRV from the exons ATGCGTCCGGGAGCGCGCAACCCTCCTCTCGATGCTGTGCAGACCTCTCTGTGCCTGGTAGCTCTCCTCCACTTTGTCCAGGCTGCTGCTCTATATGAAGGCGGTGTTTACAGTG CGAAGAGCATCCTTGAGCACGTACAGAGTTATGAGATTACTTATCCGGTATGGCAGCATCCTCTCAGACACAAGAGGTCTGCCAACAAAGAG CATCCTGCAGAGGCAGAGGTCCTGATCTCAGCTGAGGGCCAGGAGCTCAGACTACATTTGGAGAAGAATGA GCAACTTTTGGCTCCTGGATATCAGGAAATATGGTACACCCCCGACGGAGCTCGCAAGACCTCATCCCCTGGCAACGCT GGACACTGTTTCTACCACGGCGAGGTTCTGGGCGTGGAAGGTTCCAGCGTTGCAGTCAGCACTTGCTCAGGACTCAG GGGACTAATTTCTCTAAACACAAGCGTCAGCTACCTGATCGAGCCCCTTCCTGTTACCACGGATGCTCAGCGGCACGCCGTGTTCAGAGCCGAGAGCCTCCGTCTGCCCGGGGGTAGCTGCCtgcatcaccatggcaacgagGACCAGGAGGGCGGGCTTAATGAGTTCATCCACGGAATGATGTCACCACAGAGCGTGAGG GTGAAAAGGGAAATGAGTCCGAATATGAAGTATGTAGAGCTTCTCTTAGTGGCAGATAAAGCTGAG tatGAGAGGCATGATAGTAGCCTCGAGAAGACCACAAAGAAACTAAAGGAAGCGGCCAACCTCGTTGACAAG TACTATAAGGCTTTGAAGATCCGTGTGACTTTAATCGGCCTAGAGGTGTGGACCGACGGGGACAAGATCTCTGTGTCCGATAACCCACATAGCACTCTGGCAGCATTCCTGTCCTGGAGACGTAAACAGCTCCGCACTCTCCCCAACGACAACGCTCAGTTCATCAC GGGGATGCCATTCCAGGGGACTACCATCGGGCTAGCACCTCTCAAAGCCATGTGCTCCGACTACCAATCAGGGGGAGTTAACACG GACCACTCAGAGATCGCAGTCGGTGTAGCCGCCACCATGGCCCACGAGATGGGCCACAACTTCGGCATGAGTCATGACATCGCAGGCTGCTGCCAGGCGAAAGCTGAAGACGGAGGTTGCATCATGGCCGCTGCCACTGG gCATCCATTTCCACGTGTGTTTAACGACTGTAACCTGAAGGAGCTGAAGCGCTACCTGAACTCTGGAGGAGGGAAGTGCCTCTTCAACTTGCCAAACACCAAAGTGATGTACGGAGGGCCGCAGTGCGGTAACGGGTTCTTGGAGGAAGGAGAACAGTGTGActgtggagaagaagag GAGTGCACCAGTCCCTGCTGTAATGCCAGCAATTGCACCCTGAAAGCCGGAGCCGAGTGCGCCCACGGAGTCTGCTGTCATAACTGCAAG CTGAAGAGCCCAGGCGATCTGTGCCGTTCTCCATCTGGACCATGTGACCTCCCGGAGTACTGCGATGGAAAAACAGAGTCTTGCCCTGCTAATTTTTATTTAGTGGACGGTACATCGTGCTCCAACGGGCAAGCCTACTGTTACACCGGCATGTGTCTGACCCTGGAGGGGCAGTGTCAATCCCTATGGGGGCGAG GTGGTGACGCGGCGCCTGACCTGTGTTTTAAGAAGGTGAACGTAGCCGGGGACATGTATGGCAACTGTGGCAGAGATCTGCTTGGGAAATACAGGAGCTGTGGGGACAG GGATGCCAAATGTGGGAAGATCCAGTGCACAGCCTCAGCTTCCAAGCCCATTGAGAACAACGCTGTATGCATAGAAACCAATGTCATTTTGGGCAACAAGAGAATTCGGTGTTTGGGAACACACGTGTACAAGCTTGGGGACGAGGACCTGCAGGGGGACACTCTGGACCCTGGACTGGTCATGACAGGCACCAAGTGTGGTGATGACTCG ATATGCTTCAACGGAGAGTGCCGCAATGCATCTTTTCTCAGAGCCGATGAGTGCAACGCCAAGTGCCACGGACATGGG CTatgcaacaacaaccagaacTGCCACTGTGATCCAGGCTGGGCACCACCTCTGTGTGACCAGAGGGGGTCAGGGGGCAGCCTGGACAGTGGACCTGTCATCAGCCACA TTAATCTTCTTCCAGTCCTGCTTGTTCTCCCCCTGGCTCTCTTTCTGGGTTTGGCTGCTGTTGGACTCTGGTGCCGCTACAAACATAAACTCCGCCCACTGAAAACGTCCACTTCACCAACAGTGCCAAA TTTTCCAGCCTCAGCTGAGGTGAAATCTCCACCTGCCAACGTCAGCGGTCATTCCAACCCAACCTTCATGCTAAAGAATAAGGACTTG GAGAAACCCTCTCCTCGTCCGAGCCCGTCTTGCCCAGCTCGGCCCAGACATGCTGGTGTGCGTCCCGCAGTGAAGCCTCCTCCGATACCAGCCTACGCCGCAgggcagagagagcagaggcagcagcctCAGATCCAGCCTGTGGCTTCTCCTCAGAAGCAAAACCCTCCTCAGGATTACACTGCCTCTCCTTTTAAATCTGCCCAGCTCACTGCGCTCAGACCGAAACCGACTTGTCCACCACATTCATGGCCTCCACCTTTACCATCCCTGGATTCCAAAGATCGGTCACAGCCCTCTGCAATACCGAAACACCGACCGGACCCCCCAAACAGACCTCCACCTCCTTGTCCtgtcaaaaaaacatcagtg GAACAAAATCATGTGAAAGGCCTGCAGAAAGGACAAGCTGCTCTGGCTCCATCTGCTGGACAGAAAAAGCCAAACAG AGTCTGA